A window of Microbacterium lushaniae genomic DNA:
TGCGCCGCCCCCTTCTCGGCCGTTGTGAAAAGGAAGGATCGCGCGTGGGCGTCATCACCGACAACCTCGACCTGTGGTGGACGTTCCTCCTGGGCACCCTCTTCCTGTTCGTCGCGGGAGGTGCCCTCGCCCTGGTCCTCGGCACCATCGTCGGTGCGATGCGCGTGTCGCCGATCCCGGTGGCGCGCGCGGTGGGCACCGTCTACGTCAACACCATCCGGAACACGCCGCTGACGCTGGTGTTCTTCGCGTTCTCGTTCGCGCTGCCGCCGCTGCTGGGCCTGCGCCTGACGCAGTCGGTCTCGGTGACCCTCGCGGTGTGCGCACTGGGCGTGTACACCGCCACGTATGTCGCCGAGACCATCCGCTCGGGAATCAACACCGTGCCGGTGGGCCAGGCGGAAGCGGCGCGTGCACTGGGACTGACGTTCGGCCAGGTGATGGGCAGCGTCATCATGCCGCAGGCGTTCCGCTCCGTCATCCCGCCCATGATGAGCGTGTTCATCGCGCTGCTGAAGAACACGACCGTGGCCGCCGGCTTCTCCGTCATCAACCTCGGGTCGATCCGCAACTACCTGAGTGAGCGCGGGGAGAACCAATTCGTCGTGATCCTGTGGGTCATGGTCATCTTCATCGTCCTGGTGCTCGTGCTGTCCTGGGTGCAGCGCACCCTCGAGAACCGCTGGAGGATCGCGCGATGAGCAGCGTCCTGTACGACGTCCCCGGACCGCGCGCGATGGCGCGCAACCGCGTCCTGGGGGTCCTGACCGTCGTGGTCGTCCTGGCAGTGGTCGGCT
This region includes:
- a CDS encoding amino acid ABC transporter permease — its product is MGVITDNLDLWWTFLLGTLFLFVAGGALALVLGTIVGAMRVSPIPVARAVGTVYVNTIRNTPLTLVFFAFSFALPPLLGLRLTQSVSVTLAVCALGVYTATYVAETIRSGINTVPVGQAEAARALGLTFGQVMGSVIMPQAFRSVIPPMMSVFIALLKNTTVAAGFSVINLGSIRNYLSERGENQFVVILWVMVIFIVLVLVLSWVQRTLENRWRIAR